Proteins encoded by one window of Chryseobacterium aquaeductus:
- a CDS encoding M949_RS01915 family surface polysaccharide biosynthesis protein codes for MKKFILILCLLLAKIIFSQTIPANSQLVSDDMVAKLFTEKVKTDFGIDIPIYKVFEYKDKAGLHYLTLMESEYSKNEDSPLFDKIKLVDVLSTNGILKTNWTVTDFLKTEDVKNDPYFSIWIWTKFLQINDIDGDGISDPIIVYGIRSKNNVDEGKIKIITIHKGKKYAIHHQNSGMDSGRNTQVDKSFYTLPIKIQNKVKEIMTKIAENGNGIFPYGWQKNLKLKKLKFDENY; via the coding sequence ATGAAAAAATTCATTTTAATTTTATGCTTATTGCTTGCAAAAATTATTTTTTCGCAAACCATTCCCGCCAACAGCCAATTGGTTTCAGATGATATGGTTGCCAAACTATTTACCGAAAAAGTAAAAACAGATTTTGGAATTGATATTCCAATTTATAAAGTTTTTGAATACAAAGACAAGGCTGGACTGCACTACTTAACCCTTATGGAAAGCGAATACAGCAAGAATGAAGACAGCCCTTTGTTTGATAAAATAAAATTGGTTGATGTCCTTTCGACCAACGGAATTTTAAAAACCAATTGGACTGTAACAGACTTTTTAAAAACCGAAGATGTAAAAAATGATCCTTATTTTTCTATTTGGATATGGACCAAGTTTTTGCAAATTAATGATATTGATGGCGACGGAATTTCCGATCCCATAATTGTTTACGGAATACGAAGTAAAAACAATGTTGATGAAGGAAAAATTAAAATCATCACCATTCATAAAGGAAAGAAATATGCCATTCACCACCAAAATAGTGGAATGGATTCGGGCAGAAATACGCAAGTAGATAAGTCGTTTTACACCTTGCCCATTAAAATTCAGAACAAAGTAAAAGAAATAATGACCAAAATTGCTGAAAATGGTAATGGTATTTTTCCGTACGGTTGGCAAAAAAATTTGAAACTTAAAAAACTGAAATTTGATGAAAACTATTAA
- a CDS encoding 5-fold beta-flower protein, which produces MKLKKITILALIMLSTIAKAQSIESSSHSTSGYIKSDGTIETSSHSTAGYIKSDGTIENKSHSTAGYIKSDGTIENKSHSTIGYIKSDGTIENSSHSTVGYVKKDGTIENSNHSTIGYVKDNGTVENSSHSTIGYANGVKREWAAVVYFFFKFN; this is translated from the coding sequence ATGAAATTGAAAAAAATCACAATTTTAGCATTAATAATGCTATCGACAATTGCAAAAGCTCAAAGTATAGAGAGTAGTAGCCACTCGACATCAGGTTATATCAAAAGTGATGGTACAATTGAAACCAGCAGTCATAGCACTGCAGGTTATATCAAAAGTGATGGAACGATTGAAAACAAAAGTCATAGCACTGCAGGTTATATCAAAAGTGATGGAACGATTGAAAACAAAAGTCATAGCACGATTGGTTACATAAAAAGTGACGGCACTATAGAAAACAGCAGTCATAGCACCGTAGGGTACGTAAAAAAAGATGGAACTATTGAAAACAGTAACCATAGCACAATTGGTTATGTAAAAGATAACGGAACTGTTGAAAACAGCAGCCATAGCACTATAGGCTATGCAAACGGTGTAAAGAGAGAATGGGCGGCGGTAGTTTATTTTTTCTTTAAATTCAATTAG
- a CDS encoding DUF3575 domain-containing protein, translating to MNDNSLRNNISIDPFGLFFGSIQGTYERSISSSMSIGLNVGYKYNSGIFSVEGIDIDKISTKKFEFSGIKIIPEFRWYLEKGGMTGFYIGGYLKYQNYKTPIEGIYTDNNYQTSPIDLVAQVKTTAVGLQVGYKLVIKKKFFADFLIAGPGFGSNTFEIKENKPLPQGFYNDLNDALEIYNLYDNYKLDVKFDTNQKTDKINLPTFRYGIKVGYMF from the coding sequence ATGAACGATAATTCGTTGCGTAATAATATTTCGATAGATCCCTTTGGATTGTTTTTTGGCAGCATTCAGGGTACTTATGAGAGAAGCATAAGTTCCTCAATGAGTATAGGGCTAAACGTAGGCTATAAATACAATTCCGGTATTTTCAGCGTCGAAGGTATTGATATAGATAAAATTTCCACCAAAAAGTTTGAATTTTCAGGAATTAAAATTATCCCAGAGTTTAGGTGGTATCTGGAAAAAGGAGGAATGACAGGTTTCTATATTGGGGGATATCTGAAATATCAAAATTACAAAACTCCCATTGAAGGTATTTATACGGATAATAATTACCAAACAAGCCCTATAGACCTAGTAGCACAAGTAAAAACTACAGCTGTTGGATTGCAGGTAGGCTATAAACTTGTTATAAAGAAAAAGTTTTTTGCCGATTTTTTAATTGCTGGACCTGGCTTTGGCTCGAATACTTTCGAGATAAAAGAAAATAAACCTTTACCGCAAGGTTTTTATAATGACCTTAACGATGCTTTGGAAATTTACAATTTGTACGATAACTATAAACTTGACGTAAAGTTTGATACGAATCAAAAAACTGATAAAATTAATCTTCCGACCTTCAGGTACGGCATTAAAGTGGGCTATATGTTTTAA
- the nusG gene encoding transcription termination/antitermination protein NusG, whose protein sequence is MFSENMNFNQGWWWYVIYTKSRYEKKIAQKLNEQNFKVYLPLNTVMSKWSDRKKKVEKPLFSSYVFIYLDTVKDYLKALSIDGVVLFIKFGGRLVRVLDEEINQIKIFLNQFSQVELKSSLELKVGEIKRIKSGPFENYECEIIKIDNKKKICVRIESLQQSLLAEIHPYHII, encoded by the coding sequence ATGTTTTCTGAAAATATGAATTTCAACCAAGGGTGGTGGTGGTATGTGATTTATACCAAATCTCGATATGAAAAAAAGATCGCACAAAAATTAAACGAGCAAAATTTCAAAGTATATCTACCACTCAATACAGTAATGTCAAAGTGGAGTGATCGAAAAAAGAAGGTGGAAAAACCTCTTTTTAGTTCTTATGTATTTATTTATTTAGATACGGTAAAAGACTACTTAAAAGCTTTATCTATTGATGGCGTTGTTTTATTTATCAAATTTGGAGGTAGATTAGTTAGGGTTTTAGATGAAGAAATTAATCAAATAAAGATTTTCCTTAATCAGTTTTCACAGGTCGAACTTAAAAGTTCATTAGAGTTGAAGGTTGGTGAAATAAAGAGAATAAAATCAGGTCCTTTTGAAAACTACGAGTGTGAAATCATCAAAATTGATAATAAAAAGAAGATTTGTGTAAGAATAGAATCTTTACAACAAAGTCTTTTAGCTGAAATACACCCATATCATATAATTTAA